The Festucalex cinctus isolate MCC-2025b chromosome 6, RoL_Fcin_1.0, whole genome shotgun sequence genomic sequence CGATACAAATGAAGCCGGTTTACTTATttacaaaagtcttggtcttgtctcggtctcgACATCTAAAATTCTGGGCCTCGTGCGCTTCTCCACCTCCAAAACTCTTGGCCTTGTCTTGGTCTTGACTTCCAAAATTTTTGGCCTTGTCTCAAGCTccaaaattcttatttttattcttgTGTCATTCTAACCTCCAAAATTCTTGGCCTTGTCTCAACCTCCAAAATTCTTGGCCTTGTCTCGAGCACCAAAATTGTTGGTCTCGTCCGTCTTGACCTCCCAAAATCTTGGTCTCGGTTGTCGTGGTCTCGACTCCAACATTCGATGATTCAACTTGAACCAACTCGACTCCAAAAGTGTGCTGGGCCGTGTTGGGAAAGTTGATTTTCTATGCTTTGAAAGTGACTCGACGCTTTCAAAAATGAATGCGTTTATAGTTGACCCCATTGCTTAGTGCGTACTCGTATCCAATTTGAACCCTCCAGTCTCAAAAACGTGAGCAAACGCTTGTTGCACGAACGAGCAattccaacaaacaaacaaacaaacaaaaccaatcTTGAGGCCGAGCTTCCATTTCCATTTCCATGACTcacgtgaaaatggcggcgcatACCGTAGGGGTCGTAGGGGTCACAGTTGTGGGCGGACACGTTCCAGCACTGGATGGTTCCGTCCACGCCGCCGCTGAAGCACTGCTCGCCGCTGCCGCTCATGGTCACGCACAGAACGGCGCCGCTGTCGTGCGCACACACAGACGGGCAAAAAAGCTTCATCAAAACCGTCGCCGCGGCCGATCGATCGATTGATTGGCGGACTCGCCTGTGGGCTCGGAAGGTGTAGATGGGCTCCACGTCCACCGACGCGCacctaaacacacacacattttcattcgataaaaaaaaaaataaaaaaaaatctgcttcaAGCTCAACTTGTCGCAACAGATGACAAGTACGGCGGGAGTCGACATCCGCAATTAAATGTGGCGTTCCCCAAGGCTCCATTTTAGGCCCACTACTTTTTCCATCTTCTTATGCCGACGATACGCAGCTTGTAAGTTGCCTTGTCTTCTTAAATTGGATTTGAGATATGAATGAAGTCATCAGTTATCAGTCGTGAAGGTCCGAGAGACAAACCTTTACCAAAACGACAAAATTAAATttcctataaataaataataaatatataaataaatcaaatttttgTCCAACCATCAGATTGTATGAAGAACTTGAGCGTCAATTATGACTTTTGAGCTTTTGGCTCTCTTTTGGCTAACGTGGTGTGCTGATGGATGCTTTAATaacaatcaacatttttttttcatacattcaTAAGATTCATATAAGAAAATGATCAATGAATCAATGTGTTCATTGAAACGTTATTTATGCCACGACAGATTTTTACGCAGATGTCGATTCCGAATTTTGTCGGGAGAAAATTTCGATAACTGGATAATATgccaattcattttaaaaagccaaaaaataaggctttttttagtCTATTAATGTcgacaaatcaaaacaaatgttgAAGATTGTGAAGATGAAATTGATCTTGAATAATTGCTTCAACGTCATCATTTTTGTCTGATGCTGTAATGTGCCAaagaaatgtgcaaaaaaaaacccaaatccATCTTTCCGATGTGAAAATGTGCGATAATCGGCCCGTTTGTGGGATGAGCGGCGACTGAGGCGGCCGGCGCTCGGGCAGCGTCTCACTTTTTGGCGGGCGCGGTCTTGTCCAGGTTCCAGAGTTTGAGGGTGCCGTCGTCGGAGGCGGTGACCAGGACGGGCTCCAGCGGGTGGAAGGCCAGCCCGCGCACGCCGTCAAAATGGCTGCGCAGCGTCAACTTGGCGCTCCACGTCTTCCTCAGCGCGTCCTGACCGATGCTCGTCTGCGCCACAAGGCAACGCCACTTCagtcaaaagacatttttacatttttgttttttactcccCCTCAATATTGTCATTGCGAGCTAATATGCTATTATTTCTTttgtcattataaaaaaaaaaaaaaaaaagtctatttgtaTCTTTTTCAGTTTTACAGCAGTTAGAATATAGATAACTTTCACCAATActaaaaaaactgtcaaaaagagcttgttgcaacatggccccggcTGATCTCTCATGCACACCcgactgccacctgctggccatttttttgttttcataactaccattgttttaagccacttcttcacgtcagaagatgcatcaaagccttctgtatgcgtttgcattaaaaaacaaacaaaacataaacatataTGAAATTTCTTTGGGATAGAATGAGTTAAGCGTGATGCTCCTgataaaaaaaaccaacaaaaaacaatgagcaTAATGGAGACAATCGtatatatccaaaaattgaatgatcattttcaaaaacaagttataaaatgataaaaaattaaaGTCATTTTGTCATTAAAAGTTTGAAGAATATTACTTTAATTTCTCCAGATGCCGATTCTGAAATTTGTCAATAGAAAATTTCGATAACTGGATACTATGCCGATTAATTGAATCGGATGAatcctgaaagctgaatgctaatagttgAATTTATGTGGAATGCTTTATTAGGATAATaatgagaaaaaatattaatataatgGATGTTAAATAATTGGACGATGATTATGATATGAAATGAAACTTCtgcgttcgttcgttcgttcgtttgtTGGTTCGATCGTTCGTTCGATTTTCGTTCGTTGGTTCGTTCGTTGGTTCGTTCGTTGGTTCGTTCGTTCGTTGGTTCGTTCGTTGGTTCGTTCGTTGGTTCGTTCGTTCGTtggttcgttcgttcgttcgctcGTTCGTTCGTtggttcgttcgttcgttcgttcgttcgttcgttcgttggttcgttcgttcgttcgttcgttcgttcgttcgttcgttcgttcgttcgttcgttcgttcgttcgttcgttcgttcgctcATTCGTTCGCTCATTCGTTcgctcgttcgttcgttcgctcATTTGCTCGTTCGCTCGTTCGCTCGTTCGCTCGTTCGTTCACTtgctcgttcgttcgttcgttggTTACCTGATAGGTGAGTCCGTCAGCCTCGTTGGCCACGGTGAGGCCGGCCAGTTCTCCGAGTCCCAGCTCGCTGGCGACCGCTTCGTCCACGCCGCCCAGAAGGAAGGACTTCCCGGGAGACGGCAGGAAGGCGGCGCCCTCTACgggaaggaagaaaaatgtctttttccgGCGCCATTATCAGAAGCACTTTTCCTCACGCAACGTTTATAgtgaaaatacacaaatatttcaCTGTCATGatgatcttctttttttttttaattaaccccCCTCATTCTTGGGTTACCAGAGACATATTGCCAATAACAATAAACACTTTCAACGAAAAATAGGTGCTGACTCCCTGAAAATGagtcaaaaaatcattaatcaTTCTCTACTCCCAAATCACTACAAAtgattttaatataaaaaaaaaactctccatATGCAGTAGAGTGATTGTGATTCCAAACCGCTTCCTCTGCCTAGCAACCGGCAAAGCTAACGGCTGATTGGCCAACCGCCTACCGTCCACTTCCTGTTCGTTGAGTCTGCCGGCAAAGGCGGGCCGGGTTGTGGGCGTGGCCGACGTCTGCATGGCCGCGAGATCCTCGCCGTCGCGCAGGTTCGCCAGCATGTCCTGCAGCTTGGAGCGGTTCGGGCCTGGAAGGCAAAAACAGGCGCGCCTTCAGAAGCGACGCTTTccgaagaaggagaagaagaagaagaggaagacgaagaaAATGATGAAGacaaagaagatgaagaagaagacgagGAAGAAGAAGTTACGCTTGGCGCCTTTCTTTCCGCGCCGTTCTCTCCGGTACTCCTCCTTGAGCTGCGCGATGACGTCCGCGTCCACGTCCCACGCCACATCTGTCTCCTTGTCTGCCACAACACGTTAGCCTAGTTAGTTTAGCATCCCTGCTAAAgatgaatccccccccccccccccccgattatGATCAAAAACACAATCAGCATGTTAGCATGGTTAGCTTAGCATCCCTGCACACAAGATTCGCCTCTCTTATTAACAATACAATCAACAATACCACACGTTAGcatagttagcttagcattgctGTGGACAAGATGGACGTTGCACTCCAATACGACAAGCAACACGTTAGCATAGTTAGCTTAGCAACCTTCTGCGCAAGATAGTTCTAATATAAGCAACAATCCAATCAACATGTGAGCATAATGATTGTTTCCAATGATATTATCAGCAAATGAGCTTGTTTAGCATCCCCGCATGCAAATGAGACAGCGCCCGCACTCCAGCCATACAATCAGAATGTTAGCATTGTTAGCTTAGCAAGATAGATTCATCATTGAATGCATGGTGACATTTTGTACACAgtcttagccatgttagcttagcattcctGAGCACTAATCTCCACACTTATCCCAGAATAATAAGAACCCATCACAAATATTAGCAATAATATTATTGATAAGTACAAATATTAACACATGATTAAGAACTAGTCAGATTAGTAACAAGTCGGATTATtaggaaccactacaaatataATACAAAATGGTCATAATATTAGGAACAGGAAGTGGTGAAAATATCAGGAACATTTGAAGTGAGCAAAAATATGATATGAAAATATGTGCGTCTCATCACCCCATCGGCCGTCGTCCTCTGCGCCGTGCGCGTCTTCTTGGCCCGACAGGAAGTCGAAACCCTTGAGGGCCTCCTCGGCGTCCGGGTCGTCGCTCAGCTCGGAGGTCGCCGATGACGACGGCGGCGTCGGCGACTGCTTCCTCctcaccatcttttttttttttttttttttttcacattttcacaataAGAGCAGCGATTGCGACAAAAGGCatcgcgcgtgtgcgtgtgtcttgCGTTTACGTCGAGGACGCTCGAGTCCCGCCCGTCGTCCTCGTCGCAGaaatcggcggcggcggcgttctCGATCAACTTGAAGGCCTCAAAGATGGCGGCCGAGTGGGAGGAGTCAGCTCTGGTTGGGAGAAAAGTACGCTTAGTCACGCGTGAACGCTGTTAGCTAGCGTGCGTTTAACGGGAACTCAACCCAAGATgtcaaaacatttattatttacatttcaatATTACGCTAAtcacataaataaacaatatattGATGTCAacaacatttacatttactCTACAATCAACCGCCGCCAAAAATGAGGAATTCTTCAAGGTGAATCGAATGAGCCAACGCTGTTGCTCTCCGTTTGCCGCCGCCCATCCTACCTGGCCACGCCCCCTCGGGCGCCGTCGACCACGCCTTCTCGGTCCAACGCGATGTCGCGGTCGCGCGTCTCCGGCGCCTCCTCGCCGTCGTCGGCGTCCAGGCCCAACAAGACGCGCACGCGCCGAGACTTCACGTCCAAGATGGCGTCCGCGTAGCCCACTTCCTGTAGGTACCTGTCACGCACGCGCGACATTTTTgctgtcgtcatcatcatcgttttCTACAATTTCAACAACAGCTCCAACATTAGCTTTAGCATTAGATTGTGACGCTAGCTTCCCATGTTTACCTCAAACATGAGCTACCAAACTTCACGTCTTAAGTTAGCTGCTAATGCGCGCATTTGACATTAGCTTCCAATGTTGCCTTTAACGTTAATGTTACAGGCAAACAGTTTAAACTTCCGATTTCGGCTCccgcattagcattagcattagattCTGACGCTAGCTTCCCATTTTTACCTCAAACATGAGCTACCAAGCTTCACGTCAGAAGTTAGCGGCTAACGTGCGTACTTGACGTTAGCTTCCAATGTTGCCTTTAACATTAATGCTACAGACAAACAGTTTAAAACTTTCAATGTTGCCTAGCCGGGTTAGCTTCTAACGTTAGAAGAAGACCATAATTTAGCTTTCCAGGTTAGCTAGCTCCAGAGTTAGCTtccaattagggctgcacgattgtTGCGGTTAGTGTTCTGCATTTTCTACATGTTTAAGTATTTTCTAGTTTCCGTAGTTTTCAGTACAGATGGAAAAACAATCAACATTAGAACGACATGAAATATTGGTGATTGTTTTTCAACCAATTTTTCTGTAGCCTAGTAGTAGTTGGCTAGTAGCCTTACTAGCCTAGCTTAGCTTAATAAAACGAGTTTCTAACACTGGCTTCTGAACTTGGCTGCTAAATTGACATGCAAAGACCAACATTAGCTTCTGAAATTGCTTTCAAGGTTTCAACATTAGCTTCCAACGTTTGAAGTATTTTTCGAGTTTCTGTCATTTTCAGTACAAATTTTGTTTTCGTTTGTTTGTACCATGTCACGCAGCCCGACGTCCGACATTAGCTCCCAATGCTAGTTTCAACCAATTTTTCTGTAGCAGACACGTCAGGCTATGCAGTTAGCATCATTAGCTATTTTACGTATTAGTGGATGATACAAAAAGATAAAATGTTTCATTCTCGTcaattttttctttgtttttgagtgttaaaaaaagCATAAACTGACCTCAGTGGCGAGAAGCGGCTTGTAAGTCATCGACTAACTTCAGTGTCATTTGTGCACGACCCCCCAAAGACCCTCCAGCGCCCGCCTCCCCGCCGCCCGCAGTGCCAGCCTGTGCCATCCGTTTGTTGGTGCCAACCACAACAAGCTTTCTTTCACTCActtgcgcgcacacacgcacgcagcgTTTGCGTGAAAGCGTCTGAAAGGGGGCCGAGTACAGTAAGAAACATTTTGCTCATTCATTTCAAAGCATTTCCAGATTTGTATTTTCCCTGGCGCgggcagcacttcatcaccgGGCCGCACATTTACGCTTTTTTTGTGGAGCCGTGCGTGCAGCGCGCACGCACAATCGACACCTTAGcacggttagcttagcaatccGTGAAGACAATCAACCCATTTGCacggttagcttagcattcCTGCGCACAAGCCGCGATAAAACCACCaacatgttagcttagcattacaGCACGCTCACACAAGATGGATGTCACACTTCTGCCAGcacattagcatgttagcttaacattCTAACAGTACAATCATCACATTATCGTCGTTAGCTTAAAATTCTCACGCAAAATGGACGCTGCcctcccaaaaacaaaaacagcaacagGTTAGTACGATACAATCAGCACATTAGCATAGGTAGTTTAGCGTTCCTGCACACAAGATGGATACCACATTTCTGTAATACTGCCAAcacattagcatgttagcttaacattCTAACGGTACAATCATCACATTATCATAGTTAGCTTAAAATTCTATCCACTCATATCATCAgtgtttacaagcaacacatTAGCGCACGTAGCTTAGCATTGATGGACGCCGCCGCACTTTTTTGTCATACCGTCCAGACATTTTAGCGCGTTAGCTTAACATTCTAATCGTCGCGTCATCGCCGTTAGCTTAACCTCACGAagctgcagctctgcttaccattTGGATTTGGACACGATCGTCTTACGCTCGATGAAGTCGAGAAAACAGAAGATCTTGAGGCAAACCAAGTTATGGGGGTGGAGAAAGTGGGTGGGGGCGGGATTATGTAaatgtgcgcgcgtgcgtacTGACTGTGTGAGGATGTGTCGTCCGTGCTTCCAAGTCAGCCgatggctgctgctgctgtttgaagGTTCGTGCGGGTCCGCGTCGTCGGCCTCGTctgtcacacacgcacacacgcacacacgtgcaccgtgtttgtgatgatgatgatgatgatgatgatgatgatgacgacctccttttcctcttcctcctcgttGCTCGCAGATGTGTCCACACATGACCCGCTCGAGTGGGAATACATTTTTACACGTTTGTGTGCTTTTTGTCACCTGAATCGTACGCGGGCGCTCGGACGTCTGCTTGCATCAAGTCGCTGCCGTACTTCAGCTTGTCATGTTTGGatctacacgcacacgcacacacacacacacaacatcatGTGACCCACGTGTGGTCAAACGCATTCTTAAGAGAGTCTTGAAGAAAAGTATTATTTCCGCGTCGTTACTTTTGATTGCATGTAAAATCATAAATTCAATAATAAAATGTTCGACTTTGACATCTTGTTCAAGCTGttcaagcatttttttattatatatatataatgaattattattatttatttattttctaaatgtatttatttatatatatattaatttatttttaattatatttttcatttatatatatatatatatatataaataaaaaatatatttagattatatatattttttatagaattataattataattattacattatgaattattttttattattatttattattatattattattattattttatgattagttttagcgTAGATTATCATgcatttattacctgagcaatatatcgccgATGGCGGTTTCGTCATATGTCGAGATCATCGCAATCGTGCACCTTGTATGGCGTCTCGTCTCGTTCCCGAGAGAGTCCCGCCCCTTAACCACAAGTGCTCATGACATCATGACATTTTGGTGGGCTCACCTCTCCTGCTTGAGGGCGTACTCGAGCATCCCGATGCGTCTCAGCAGGTCCTTCTTCACGTTGCGCTGACCTCGACGCTCGCCCTGCAGGAAGGCGATCTCAGCCTGACACACCgcaacaacacacaaacacagttcGGCGACATTCTCAGCAAAAcaattggaaaaacaaaagcgCAAAAATGGACTTTCGGTTGAacaaaaatagtgctttgctgccatctggtggcaagaAACCATGCGGAAGCGGGTGGAGGACTTTCATTCGGACAAAATAGTGCGCTAATGCCGTCTCGTGGCATCTTGGTGTCAAGGAATTCGGCGAGGTTGAGAAGATCAGTTTCATTTAGACAAGGAAAGGGCTTTGCCACAATCGGGTGGCCAAGAAATGTTGCGGAATTGAGTTGAGgacaaaataaagtgtttttttcacaaatttccTGTTCCCGTCAAATCTGCATTTTCGTTGCCTTGCAACTGATGATTTGTTTTCGTTTCTTCTTTGCTTTTGTGTTGACAGCGACGAGGATGACGATGATACCGATTCGACGATGATGACCAGCAGCTGGAAGTTTATTCTGGGATCaaagaaggaaaagaaaacacGCATTGCACCTAGACTAGATAAGATGTACAACAAATTCAATTAATCGACTGAATAATAGAAAACAGTTTTGCTCTGATGTGAAGTTTGTGATATTTCGGCGGTTTTAAATCGGCCATGTTGGGTTTTATCTGCAAATTGAGCGATTCGACGtcgtaaacataaaaaaataaaataaattcgcAATTACACAATATTGCACttaattaggagtgtgacgatatattgatattgcgttcataaatcgtgatactttgtctcctgatcGATTAATATGTCTACGCAAGTTTCACGATAATTGTGCTTAATATTCAGCCACGATAACGGATCcactgttcatgacttattgagcaattacttggcgggccactagggggagcgcctcatgagCGTGGcagggaaatatatatattaatattatttatttatttatttattatgtattattaatattatttatttatttaattatggtttatttgatttattattatttttttattatttatgttttatcatttattttattattcttattttatgattagttttatcgtagattagcgtgattacctgagcaatatatcgataatcatggtatcgtcatattgtgagataatcgtttATCGTGAGCCTCgaatcgcatatcgtatcataCACTTAATCACAACAAATAAATGATATTATTCACATGATAAATATAATCGGGCTTTTTTCCCTCAGAATGaaagaaattggagaatattaaCTTCTGATTTGGACAAATTGAAGTTTGTCCAAACGATTAATCGACTCACCACGCACACGTCACGCACACGTCACGCACACTGCTTGTGTTGACCAAGTTGTGTTAGCGCTGAGCTGAGAGCAACTTTCATCAGCGAACTCGCCTTGAATTGTTGCACATTTCCGAACACAAGCGAATGAAACGCACGCATCGATGTCGGAAATGAGCGCGGACGACATTTTCGCTTCGGCGGGGGTTTTGTTCTTCCTTCGGCGTGCCACTGGGCACCGCACAAACTCGTTttcatttgaataataataattgaattccATATCCGCGTGACGTTTCACAACCGATGCGCGTCGCCAGGTGACGCGGCAGCAGCGTACGAGGTTGAACGTATTAAAGTACAAATATTGAGTTCGATCATGACGTCGACTTTAGCGGCAGCCGAACTCGTTGCCGGCTCCTTCCGAGTCCGCAGAACCTTCTGGCGGTGATTGAATCGGAACATTCGGAGTTCGGTGAGCTGGCGCGATTCCACTCGGCCGATTTTTCAATCAAGTTCCGGGTGTCGTGTCGTTGTCGCTGTCAACGTCAAACGGTACCTGCAGTTCGGAGCGCTCCACGTCCCACTGGGCCCGGTCCACCTCGTAGCGGGCCCACTCGTGCTGGAGGAAGTGAAGGATGCCCGGGATGCTGTAGTGAGCCCGAGCCGCCTCTCCGTCGCCGGGCTGCTGGGCGGCTTTGGCGCCGCAACCGCCGGCCAAGCCGAGGAGCACCGCGGGGCCCGCCTGCTCGTCCATTAGCCCGCCGGAGAGAGCTCGTCCCGGCTTAAGGCTGGCGGCGGCCGCGTGGGTGGGTTGGAGTCCTGGTTCCGTCCAGCCGCCGTCAGGCTGACAGCGACGCTCCGTCGCGGTTCCGACCCGCGGAAGACTTCGTCAAGCTAGCGAAGGGAAACGACGCCACAACAACACTTCCGGTCAGGACTTTCA encodes the following:
- the LOC144021425 gene encoding striatin-like isoform X1; amino-acid sequence: MDEQAGPAVLLGLAGGCGAKAAQQPGDGEAARAHYSIPGILHFLQHEWARYEVDRAQWDVERSELQAEIAFLQGERRGQRNVKKDLLRRIGMLEYALKQERSKHDKLKYGSDLMQADVRAPAYDSDEADDADPHEPSNSSSSHRLTWKHGRHILTQYLQEVGYADAILDVKSRRVRVLLGLDADDGEEAPETRDRDIALDREGVVDGARGGVARADSSHSAAIFEAFKLIENAAAADFCDEDDGRDSSVLDMVRRKQSPTPPSSSATSELSDDPDAEEALKGFDFLSGQEDAHGAEDDGRWDKETDVAWDVDADVIAQLKEEYRRERRGKKGAKRPNRSKLQDMLANLRDGEDLAAMQTSATPTTRPAFAGRLNEQEVDEGAAFLPSPGKSFLLGGVDEAVASELGLGELAGLTVANEADGLTYQTSIGQDALRKTWSAKLTLRSHFDGVRGLAFHPLEPVLVTASDDGTLKLWNLDKTAPAKKCASVDVEPIYTFRAHSGAVLCVTMSGSGEQCFSGGVDGTIQCWNVSAHNCDPYDPYELSVQRGVLHGHTDAVWGVAYSSAHHRLLSCSADGTVRLWNAGAVSPSLAVFNRGGELGVATSVAVSSSEPAHAVAAFAGGHLGVFDMETQQLLLKMESAGATDASCQINKVLSHPTLPVSITAQDDRRIRFFDHNTGKLAHSMVAHLDAVTCLAADPNGIYLMSGSHDCSVRVWNVSSKTCVQEFTAHRKKFDESIQDVAFHPARCYIASAGADALAKVFV
- the LOC144021425 gene encoding striatin-like isoform X2 — encoded protein: MDEQAGPAVLLGLAGGCGAKAAQQPGDGEAARAHYSIPGILHFLQHEWARYEVDRAQWDVERSELQAEIAFLQGERRGQRNVKKDLLRRIGMLEYALKQERSKHDKLKYGSDLMQADVRAPAYDSDEADDADPHEPSNSSSSHRLTWKHGRHILTQYLQEVGYADAILDVKSRRVRVLLGLDADDGEEAPETRDRDIALDREGVVDGARGGVARADSSHSAAIFEAFKLIENAAAADFCDEDDGRDSSVLDMVRRKQSPTPPSSSATSELSDDPDAEEALKGFDFLSGQEDAHGAEDDGRWDKETDVAWDVDADVIAQLKEEYRRERRGKKGPNRSKLQDMLANLRDGEDLAAMQTSATPTTRPAFAGRLNEQEVDEGAAFLPSPGKSFLLGGVDEAVASELGLGELAGLTVANEADGLTYQTSIGQDALRKTWSAKLTLRSHFDGVRGLAFHPLEPVLVTASDDGTLKLWNLDKTAPAKKCASVDVEPIYTFRAHSGAVLCVTMSGSGEQCFSGGVDGTIQCWNVSAHNCDPYDPYELSVQRGVLHGHTDAVWGVAYSSAHHRLLSCSADGTVRLWNAGAVSPSLAVFNRGGELGVATSVAVSSSEPAHAVAAFAGGHLGVFDMETQQLLLKMESAGATDASCQINKVLSHPTLPVSITAQDDRRIRFFDHNTGKLAHSMVAHLDAVTCLAADPNGIYLMSGSHDCSVRVWNVSSKTCVQEFTAHRKKFDESIQDVAFHPARCYIASAGADALAKVFV